One window of Nicotiana tomentosiformis chromosome 11, ASM39032v3, whole genome shotgun sequence genomic DNA carries:
- the LOC138901856 gene encoding uncharacterized protein, with the protein MAALQHFNPGTIVEWKLERSPGKSEYIFNYVFWAFKLAIDGFPHCRPVISIEDTHVYGKYDIKLLIVVAVDANGQIFPLAFAFCDNASQETWMLFLNHLKEHVVKQCSEICLISDRHCGILSSVENLPSWQEPYAKSLE; encoded by the coding sequence ATGGCCGcactgcaacactttaacccaGGGACgattgttgaatggaagcttgagcgtaGTCCGGGAAAATcagaatatatatttaattacgtgttctgggcatttaaactagcaattgatggttttccgcattgccggccggtaatatccatagaagacactcatgtctatggaaagtatgatatcaagTTGTTGATagtcgttgcagtagatgctaatggacaaATATTTCCTCTAGCGTTTGCTTTTTGTGACAATgcaagccaagagacgtggatgctgtttttgaaccatttgaaagagcacgttgtcaaacagTGTTCCGaaatttgtctaatatctgatcggcattgTGGTATCTTAAGTTCTGTAGAGAACTTGCCTTCATGGCAAGAACCTTATGCGAAGTCCCTGGAGTGA
- the LOC138901857 gene encoding serine/threonine-protein phosphatase 7 long form homolog — protein MEGRVTGPDSPCQESGRHVGFYEGQRSFYPRVVQRLRDTGFYRILEIGRLQLDWSLITALIERWRPKTHTFHLPIGEATITLQDVEVLYGIPIDGLPIALPQAMREMTRGQYLDMLQQLTGFRPQDETAYSGDSRMSLTAIRQHLEILHPDITGETDDLHIHQYMRLMLLLLFGGGLVPEYFGKLSQLVISSSSSAAR, from the coding sequence ATGGAAGggagagttactggcccagactctcCGTGCCAAGAGAGTGGACGACATGTGGGATTTTATGAAGGACAGAGATCTTTCTATCCCCGTGTAGTCCAGCGCCTGCGGGATACGGGCTTCTATAGGATTTTGGAGATCGGGCGGCTGCAGCTCGACTGGTCTTTAatcacggccctgatagagcggtggaGACCGAAGACGCATACTTTCCAcctgcccattggcgaggccactatCACGCTGCAGGACGTGGAGGTTTTATATGGGATTCCTATTGATGGACTGCCCATTGCACTGCCtcaggccatgagagagatgacgcgTGGGCAGTATTTGGACATGCTGCAACAACTCACTGGTTTCAGGCCACAAGATGAGACTGCATACTCAGGGGACAGTCGCATGAGTTTGACAGCTATTCGACAACATTTGGAGATATTGCACCCCGACATCACCGGGGAGACAGATGATCTGCATATTCACCAGTATATGAGGTTGATGCTACTCCTTCTATTTGGGGGTGGTCTTGTTCCCGAATACTTCGGGAAACTTAGTCAGCTtgtgatttcttcatcatcttcagctgctagatga